One genomic region from Pelodiscus sinensis isolate JC-2024 unplaced genomic scaffold, ASM4963464v1 ctg219, whole genome shotgun sequence encodes:
- the PRRG2 gene encoding transmembrane gamma-carboxyglutamic acid protein 2 — MWRASFLILLGQAFASAPRRQQLPGLRGGQVFLAADAAQGFLGRRLLYNHWDFELVVPGNLERECKEEVCNYEEAREVFENDAVTQAFWETYPHNGKGGNSDGSGVDVAGLVAGLVAGLVLLIMAGVVAMYCVKYRARERRQHSVHMPLNPDVPLSCLPGDPKPLGPPGLPSYQEALQASGVHDAPPPPYPRAPSMSVQPC, encoded by the exons ATGTGGCGGGCGTCATTTCtgatcctgctgggccaggccttcGCCAGCGCCCCCCGCAGGCAGCAGCTCCCCGGGCTGCGGGGGGGACAAG TGTTCCTGGCTGCGGACGCGGCTCAGGGGTTCCTGGGGCGCAGGCTCCTCTACAATCACTGGGACTTCGAGCTAGTGGTGCCGGGGAACCTGGAGCGGGAGTGCAAGGAGGAGGTTTGCAACTACGAGGAGGCCCGGGAGGTCTTTGAGAACGACGCTGTAACA caagCCTTTTGGGAGACGTATCCCCACAACGGGAAAGGGGGGAACTCAG ACGGCTCCGGCGTGGACGTGGCCGGGCTGGTGGCCGGGCTGGTGGCCGGGCTGGTTCTGCTCATCATGGCGGGTGTCGTTGCCATGTACTGTGTCAAGTACCGGGCCCGGGAGCGCAGGCAACACAG TGTCCACATGCCCCTGAACCCCGACGTGCCCCTGAGCTGCCTCCCTGGGGACCCCAAGCCGCTGGGCCCTCCAGGGCTGCCCTCCTACCAGGAGGCGCTGCAGGCATCTGGGGTTCATGATGCGCCACCCCCGCCCTATCCCAG ggctcccagcatgTCTGTCCAGCCCTGCTGA